One window from the genome of Brachyhypopomus gauderio isolate BG-103 unplaced genomic scaffold, BGAUD_0.2 sc82, whole genome shotgun sequence encodes:
- the uqcr11 gene encoding cytochrome b-c1 complex subunit 10 yields the protein MLPKLITPKYVSFAKSWLPTLSFFGAAGGIAVVHFTDWRLVLDYVPYINGKFKKDE from the exons ATGCTCCCCAAACTGATAACGCCGAAATATGTCTCATTCGCAAAGTCCTG GCTGCCCACCCTGTCTTTCTTCGGAGCAGCTGgaggaattgcagtagtccactTCACAGACTGGCGGTTGGTCCTGGACTATGTGCCCTACATCAATGGCAAATTTAAGAAGGATGAATAG
- the tcf3a gene encoding transcription factor 3a isoform X3, which translates to MSDTSIRMATAGTDKELNDLLDFSAMFPLPVANGKNRPSGQFSGPGLDDRTGAGSWSAGEQNSASFSSRTFGDGAHYSEHEGMSPSSLYPSAIGGKSERGPYSFSSQFLPGEMPMPSPDGLSPSGLKSAPSAFYGSYPAGRRRPPDGALDNQPKKIRKVLPPGLPSSVYPASSGDDYNQENSGYPASKPGSVYPGPFYMQDGLQDSWVQPGYSSLSHLSQSGPFSAMNPQERLKRQLSPPTYPHHGNEVNGSSLPPAFQATSAPYGVPNHTPPINGADGIMGNRGTAGSSGDEIGKALASIYPSDNNGSTFSSAPPTPVGSPQNMAASGSQWSRGSTQTAPSPGFEGGLPALQNKMEDCLGEALHVLRNHAVGSVPGSALGSDIHTLLAAAAGGAAGLASLSQGFPLHGRLPGMASNHQDEPAGLPNSGALLHAHHAPLQTPATSQPEAFTSLAGSLSRSSGTDIKREDKEDNENCSMDDKSDDEKKDKVNRTRNSSVSEECLTAEEKDQRDRERRLANNARERVRVRDINEAFRELGRMCQLHLRSDKAQTKLIILQQAVQVILSLERQVRERNLNPKAACLKRREEEKVSGVGGEPQMPLGGGGHPGMGSDGHSHM; encoded by the exons ATGAGCGATACCAGCATCAGAATGGCCACTGCAGGAACAGACAAGGAGCTCAACGATCTCCTGGACTTCAGCGCG ATGTTTCCTCTTCCGGTGGCGAACGGAAAGAACAGACCCAGCGGCCAGTTCAGCGGGCCAG GTTTGGACGATCGGACGGGCGCGGGCTCTTGGAGCGCAGGAGAACAGAACAGCGCCTCCTTCAGTTCAcgg acatttGGAGATGGAGCCCACTACAGCGAACATGAAGGCATGTCTCCTTCATCACTGTACCCCTCAGCGATCGGAG GGAAATCCGAAAGAGGACCCTACTCCTTCAGCTCACAG TTCCTGCCAGGTGAGATGCCCATGCCCAGTCCCGACGGCCTGTCTCCCTCCGGCCTGAAATCGGCGCCCTCCGCGTTCTACGGCTCCTACCCGGCCGGACGCAGGAGGCCTCCGGATGGCGCTCTCG ATAACCAGCCTAAAAAGATCAGGAAAGTGCTTCCTCCCGGGCTCCCGTCCTCG GTCTATCCTGCGTCCTCTGGGGACGACTACAACCAGGAGAATTCAGGCTATCCTGCCTCGAAGCCCGGCAGTGTCTACCCCGGCCCCTTCTATATGCAAG ACGGTTTGCAAGACTCGTGGGTGCAGCCTGGTTACTCCTCGCTGTCTCACCTCAGCCAGTCGGGCCCCTTCTCCGCCATGAACCCACAGGAGCGCCTG AAGAGGCAACTGTCCCCTCCCACCTACCCTCACCATGGCAACGAGGTGAACGGCAGCAGCCTCCCGCCCGCCTTCCAGGCCACGTCCGCCCCCTACGGGGTGCCCAACCACACACCGCCCATCAACGGGGCAGATGGCATCATGG GCAACAGGGGCACGGCAGGAAGTTCGGGGGATGAGATCGGAAAAGCGCTAGCGTCG ATTTACCCTTCAGACAATAATGGGAGCACCTTCTCCTCCGCCCCACCTACCCCGGTGGGCTCTCCTCAGAACATGgcag CGTCTGGGTCCCAGTGGTCCAGAGGGTCCACGCAGACGGCTCCGTCTCCCGGCTTTGAGGGAGGACTACCCGCACTG CAGAACAAGATGGAGGACTGCCTGGGCGAGGCACTGCACGTGTTGCGGAACCACGCGGTCGGGTCCGTCCCGGGCTCGGCGCTGGGCTCCGACATACACACCCTGCTGGCGGCGGCCGCGGGGGGGGCGGCGGGTCTGGCCTCCCTCAGCCAGGGCTTCCCCCTGCACGGACGCCTGCCCGGCATGGCCTCCAACCACCAGGACGAGCCGGCGGGCCTGCCCAACTCCGGCGCCCTCCTCCACGCGCACCACGCCCCGCTGCAGACCCCCGCCACCTCGCAGCCCGAAGCCTTCACCA GTCTGGCGGGGAGCCTGTCTCGCTCCTCCGGCACCGACATCAAACGAGAGGACAAGGAGGACAACGAGAACTGCTCCATGGACGACAAGTCGGACGACGAGAAGAAAGACAAGGTCAACCGCACGCGGAACAG CAGCGTGTCAGAGGAGTGTCTGACGGCGGAGGAGAAGGACCAGCGGGACCGGGAGCGGCGCTTGGCCAACAACGCGCGcgagcgtgtgcgtgtgcgcgacATCAACGAGGCCTTCCGCGAGCTGGGCCGCATGTGCCAGCTGCACCTGAGGAGCGACAAGGCCCAGACCAAGCTGATCATCCTGCAGCAGGCCGTGCAGGTCATCCTCAGCCTCGAGAGGCAGGTGCGAG AGCGTAACCTGAACCCGAAGGCAGCGTGTctgaagaggagggaggaggagaaggtgtCGGGCGTCGGGGGAGAACCTCAGATGCCTCTGGGAGGAGGAGGCCACCCCGGGATGGGGAGCGATGGACACAGTCATATGTAA
- the tcf3a gene encoding transcription factor 3a isoform X4: protein MFPLPVANGKNRPSGQFSGPGLDDRTGAGSWSAGEQNSASFSSRTFGDGAHYSEHEGMSPSSLYPSAIGGKSERGPYSFSSQFLPGEMPMPSPDGLSPSGLKSAPSAFYGSYPAGRRRPPDGALDNQPKKIRKVLPPGLPSSVYPASSGDDYNQENSGYPASKPGSVYPGPFYMQDGLQDSWVQPGYSSLSHLSQSGPFSAMNPQERLKRQLSPPTYPHHGNEVNGSSLPPAFQATSAPYGVPNHTPPINGADGIMGNRGTAGSSGDEIGKALASIYPSDNNGSTFSSAPPTPVGSPQNMAASGSQWSRGSTQTAPSPGFEGGLPALQNKMEDCLGEALHVLRNHAVGSVPGSALGSDIHTLLAAAAGGAAGLASLSQGFPLHGRLPGMASNHQDEPAGLPNSGALLHAHHAPLQTPATSQPEAFTSLAGSLSRSSGTDIKREDKEDNENCSMDDKSDDEKKDKVNRTRNSDTPEEDDEDVPPELKAEREKERRVANNARERLRVRDINEAFKELGRMCQLHLSSEKPQTKLLILHQAVSVILNLEQQVRERNLNPKAACLKRREEEKVSGVGGEPQMPLGGGGHPGMGSDGHSHM from the exons ATGTTTCCTCTTCCGGTGGCGAACGGAAAGAACAGACCCAGCGGCCAGTTCAGCGGGCCAG GTTTGGACGATCGGACGGGCGCGGGCTCTTGGAGCGCAGGAGAACAGAACAGCGCCTCCTTCAGTTCAcgg acatttGGAGATGGAGCCCACTACAGCGAACATGAAGGCATGTCTCCTTCATCACTGTACCCCTCAGCGATCGGAG GGAAATCCGAAAGAGGACCCTACTCCTTCAGCTCACAG TTCCTGCCAGGTGAGATGCCCATGCCCAGTCCCGACGGCCTGTCTCCCTCCGGCCTGAAATCGGCGCCCTCCGCGTTCTACGGCTCCTACCCGGCCGGACGCAGGAGGCCTCCGGATGGCGCTCTCG ATAACCAGCCTAAAAAGATCAGGAAAGTGCTTCCTCCCGGGCTCCCGTCCTCG GTCTATCCTGCGTCCTCTGGGGACGACTACAACCAGGAGAATTCAGGCTATCCTGCCTCGAAGCCCGGCAGTGTCTACCCCGGCCCCTTCTATATGCAAG ACGGTTTGCAAGACTCGTGGGTGCAGCCTGGTTACTCCTCGCTGTCTCACCTCAGCCAGTCGGGCCCCTTCTCCGCCATGAACCCACAGGAGCGCCTG AAGAGGCAACTGTCCCCTCCCACCTACCCTCACCATGGCAACGAGGTGAACGGCAGCAGCCTCCCGCCCGCCTTCCAGGCCACGTCCGCCCCCTACGGGGTGCCCAACCACACACCGCCCATCAACGGGGCAGATGGCATCATGG GCAACAGGGGCACGGCAGGAAGTTCGGGGGATGAGATCGGAAAAGCGCTAGCGTCG ATTTACCCTTCAGACAATAATGGGAGCACCTTCTCCTCCGCCCCACCTACCCCGGTGGGCTCTCCTCAGAACATGgcag CGTCTGGGTCCCAGTGGTCCAGAGGGTCCACGCAGACGGCTCCGTCTCCCGGCTTTGAGGGAGGACTACCCGCACTG CAGAACAAGATGGAGGACTGCCTGGGCGAGGCACTGCACGTGTTGCGGAACCACGCGGTCGGGTCCGTCCCGGGCTCGGCGCTGGGCTCCGACATACACACCCTGCTGGCGGCGGCCGCGGGGGGGGCGGCGGGTCTGGCCTCCCTCAGCCAGGGCTTCCCCCTGCACGGACGCCTGCCCGGCATGGCCTCCAACCACCAGGACGAGCCGGCGGGCCTGCCCAACTCCGGCGCCCTCCTCCACGCGCACCACGCCCCGCTGCAGACCCCCGCCACCTCGCAGCCCGAAGCCTTCACCA GTCTGGCGGGGAGCCTGTCTCGCTCCTCCGGCACCGACATCAAACGAGAGGACAAGGAGGACAACGAGAACTGCTCCATGGACGACAAGTCGGACGACGAGAAGAAAGACAAGGTCAACCGCACGCGGAACAG CGACACCCCCGAGGAGGACGACGAGGACGTCCCGCCGGAGCTGAAGGCGGAGCGGGAGAAGGAGCGGCGCGTGGCCAATAACGCTCGCGAGCGTCTGCGCGTGCGAGACATCAACGAGGCCTTCAAGGAGCTGGGACGCATGTGCCAGCTGCACCTGAGCAGCGAGAAGCCGCAGACCAAGCTGCTCATCCTGCACCAGGCCGTTAGCGTCATCCTCAACCTGGAGCAGCAAGTGCGAG AGCGTAACCTGAACCCGAAGGCAGCGTGTctgaagaggagggaggaggagaaggtgtCGGGCGTCGGGGGAGAACCTCAGATGCCTCTGGGAGGAGGAGGCCACCCCGGGATGGGGAGCGATGGACACAGTCATATGTAA
- the tcf3a gene encoding transcription factor 3a isoform X1, giving the protein MSDTSIRMATAGTDKELNDLLDFSAMFPLPVANGKNRPSGQFSGPGLDDRTGAGSWSAGEQNSASFSSRTFGDGAHYSEHEGMSPSSLYPSAIGGKSERGPYSFSSQFLPGEMPMPSPDGLSPSGLKSAPSAFYGSYPAGRRRPPDGALDNQPKKIRKVLPPGLPSSVYPASSGDDYNQENSGYPASKPGSVYPGPFYMQDGLQDSWVQPGYSSLSHLSQSGPFSAMNPQERLKRQLSPPTYPHHGNEVNGSSLPPAFQATSAPYGVPNHTPPINGADGIMGNRGTAGSSGDEIGKALASIYPSDNNGSTFSSAPPTPVGSPQNMAASGSQWSRGSTQTAPSPGFEGGLPALQNKMEDCLGEALHVLRNHAVGSVPGSALGSDIHTLLAAAAGGAAGLASLSQGFPLHGRLPGMASNHQDEPAGLPNSGALLHAHHAPLQTPATSQPEAFTSLAGSLSRSSGTDIKREDKEDNENCSMDDKSDDEKKDKVNRTRNSDTPEEDDEDVPPELKAEREKERRVANNARERLRVRDINEAFKELGRMCQLHLSSEKPQTKLLILHQAVSVILNLEQQVRERNLNPKAACLKRREEEKVSGVGGEPQMPLGGGGHPGMGSDGHSHM; this is encoded by the exons ATGAGCGATACCAGCATCAGAATGGCCACTGCAGGAACAGACAAGGAGCTCAACGATCTCCTGGACTTCAGCGCG ATGTTTCCTCTTCCGGTGGCGAACGGAAAGAACAGACCCAGCGGCCAGTTCAGCGGGCCAG GTTTGGACGATCGGACGGGCGCGGGCTCTTGGAGCGCAGGAGAACAGAACAGCGCCTCCTTCAGTTCAcgg acatttGGAGATGGAGCCCACTACAGCGAACATGAAGGCATGTCTCCTTCATCACTGTACCCCTCAGCGATCGGAG GGAAATCCGAAAGAGGACCCTACTCCTTCAGCTCACAG TTCCTGCCAGGTGAGATGCCCATGCCCAGTCCCGACGGCCTGTCTCCCTCCGGCCTGAAATCGGCGCCCTCCGCGTTCTACGGCTCCTACCCGGCCGGACGCAGGAGGCCTCCGGATGGCGCTCTCG ATAACCAGCCTAAAAAGATCAGGAAAGTGCTTCCTCCCGGGCTCCCGTCCTCG GTCTATCCTGCGTCCTCTGGGGACGACTACAACCAGGAGAATTCAGGCTATCCTGCCTCGAAGCCCGGCAGTGTCTACCCCGGCCCCTTCTATATGCAAG ACGGTTTGCAAGACTCGTGGGTGCAGCCTGGTTACTCCTCGCTGTCTCACCTCAGCCAGTCGGGCCCCTTCTCCGCCATGAACCCACAGGAGCGCCTG AAGAGGCAACTGTCCCCTCCCACCTACCCTCACCATGGCAACGAGGTGAACGGCAGCAGCCTCCCGCCCGCCTTCCAGGCCACGTCCGCCCCCTACGGGGTGCCCAACCACACACCGCCCATCAACGGGGCAGATGGCATCATGG GCAACAGGGGCACGGCAGGAAGTTCGGGGGATGAGATCGGAAAAGCGCTAGCGTCG ATTTACCCTTCAGACAATAATGGGAGCACCTTCTCCTCCGCCCCACCTACCCCGGTGGGCTCTCCTCAGAACATGgcag CGTCTGGGTCCCAGTGGTCCAGAGGGTCCACGCAGACGGCTCCGTCTCCCGGCTTTGAGGGAGGACTACCCGCACTG CAGAACAAGATGGAGGACTGCCTGGGCGAGGCACTGCACGTGTTGCGGAACCACGCGGTCGGGTCCGTCCCGGGCTCGGCGCTGGGCTCCGACATACACACCCTGCTGGCGGCGGCCGCGGGGGGGGCGGCGGGTCTGGCCTCCCTCAGCCAGGGCTTCCCCCTGCACGGACGCCTGCCCGGCATGGCCTCCAACCACCAGGACGAGCCGGCGGGCCTGCCCAACTCCGGCGCCCTCCTCCACGCGCACCACGCCCCGCTGCAGACCCCCGCCACCTCGCAGCCCGAAGCCTTCACCA GTCTGGCGGGGAGCCTGTCTCGCTCCTCCGGCACCGACATCAAACGAGAGGACAAGGAGGACAACGAGAACTGCTCCATGGACGACAAGTCGGACGACGAGAAGAAAGACAAGGTCAACCGCACGCGGAACAG CGACACCCCCGAGGAGGACGACGAGGACGTCCCGCCGGAGCTGAAGGCGGAGCGGGAGAAGGAGCGGCGCGTGGCCAATAACGCTCGCGAGCGTCTGCGCGTGCGAGACATCAACGAGGCCTTCAAGGAGCTGGGACGCATGTGCCAGCTGCACCTGAGCAGCGAGAAGCCGCAGACCAAGCTGCTCATCCTGCACCAGGCCGTTAGCGTCATCCTCAACCTGGAGCAGCAAGTGCGAG AGCGTAACCTGAACCCGAAGGCAGCGTGTctgaagaggagggaggaggagaaggtgtCGGGCGTCGGGGGAGAACCTCAGATGCCTCTGGGAGGAGGAGGCCACCCCGGGATGGGGAGCGATGGACACAGTCATATGTAA
- the tcf3a gene encoding transcription factor 3a isoform X2 — protein sequence MSDTSIRMATAGTDKELNDLLDFSAMFPLPVANGKNRPSGQFSGPGLDDRTGAGSWSAGEQNSASFSSRTFGDGAHYSEHEGMSPSSLYPSAIGGKSERGPYSFSSQFLPGEMPMPSPDGLSPSGLKSAPSAFYGSYPAGRRRPPDGALDNQPKKIRKVLPPGLPSSVYPASSGDDYNQENSGYPASKPGSVYPGPFYMQDGLQDSWVQPGYSSLSHLSQSGPFSAMNPQERLKRQLSPPTYPHHGNEVNGSSLPPAFQATSAPYGVPNHTPPINGADGIMGNRGTAGSSGDEIGKALASIYPSDNNGSTFSSAPPTPVGSPQNMAASGSQWSRGSTQTAPSPGFEGGLPALNKMEDCLGEALHVLRNHAVGSVPGSALGSDIHTLLAAAAGGAAGLASLSQGFPLHGRLPGMASNHQDEPAGLPNSGALLHAHHAPLQTPATSQPEAFTSLAGSLSRSSGTDIKREDKEDNENCSMDDKSDDEKKDKVNRTRNSDTPEEDDEDVPPELKAEREKERRVANNARERLRVRDINEAFKELGRMCQLHLSSEKPQTKLLILHQAVSVILNLEQQVRERNLNPKAACLKRREEEKVSGVGGEPQMPLGGGGHPGMGSDGHSHM from the exons ATGAGCGATACCAGCATCAGAATGGCCACTGCAGGAACAGACAAGGAGCTCAACGATCTCCTGGACTTCAGCGCG ATGTTTCCTCTTCCGGTGGCGAACGGAAAGAACAGACCCAGCGGCCAGTTCAGCGGGCCAG GTTTGGACGATCGGACGGGCGCGGGCTCTTGGAGCGCAGGAGAACAGAACAGCGCCTCCTTCAGTTCAcgg acatttGGAGATGGAGCCCACTACAGCGAACATGAAGGCATGTCTCCTTCATCACTGTACCCCTCAGCGATCGGAG GGAAATCCGAAAGAGGACCCTACTCCTTCAGCTCACAG TTCCTGCCAGGTGAGATGCCCATGCCCAGTCCCGACGGCCTGTCTCCCTCCGGCCTGAAATCGGCGCCCTCCGCGTTCTACGGCTCCTACCCGGCCGGACGCAGGAGGCCTCCGGATGGCGCTCTCG ATAACCAGCCTAAAAAGATCAGGAAAGTGCTTCCTCCCGGGCTCCCGTCCTCG GTCTATCCTGCGTCCTCTGGGGACGACTACAACCAGGAGAATTCAGGCTATCCTGCCTCGAAGCCCGGCAGTGTCTACCCCGGCCCCTTCTATATGCAAG ACGGTTTGCAAGACTCGTGGGTGCAGCCTGGTTACTCCTCGCTGTCTCACCTCAGCCAGTCGGGCCCCTTCTCCGCCATGAACCCACAGGAGCGCCTG AAGAGGCAACTGTCCCCTCCCACCTACCCTCACCATGGCAACGAGGTGAACGGCAGCAGCCTCCCGCCCGCCTTCCAGGCCACGTCCGCCCCCTACGGGGTGCCCAACCACACACCGCCCATCAACGGGGCAGATGGCATCATGG GCAACAGGGGCACGGCAGGAAGTTCGGGGGATGAGATCGGAAAAGCGCTAGCGTCG ATTTACCCTTCAGACAATAATGGGAGCACCTTCTCCTCCGCCCCACCTACCCCGGTGGGCTCTCCTCAGAACATGgcag CGTCTGGGTCCCAGTGGTCCAGAGGGTCCACGCAGACGGCTCCGTCTCCCGGCTTTGAGGGAGGACTACCCGCACTG AACAAGATGGAGGACTGCCTGGGCGAGGCACTGCACGTGTTGCGGAACCACGCGGTCGGGTCCGTCCCGGGCTCGGCGCTGGGCTCCGACATACACACCCTGCTGGCGGCGGCCGCGGGGGGGGCGGCGGGTCTGGCCTCCCTCAGCCAGGGCTTCCCCCTGCACGGACGCCTGCCCGGCATGGCCTCCAACCACCAGGACGAGCCGGCGGGCCTGCCCAACTCCGGCGCCCTCCTCCACGCGCACCACGCCCCGCTGCAGACCCCCGCCACCTCGCAGCCCGAAGCCTTCACCA GTCTGGCGGGGAGCCTGTCTCGCTCCTCCGGCACCGACATCAAACGAGAGGACAAGGAGGACAACGAGAACTGCTCCATGGACGACAAGTCGGACGACGAGAAGAAAGACAAGGTCAACCGCACGCGGAACAG CGACACCCCCGAGGAGGACGACGAGGACGTCCCGCCGGAGCTGAAGGCGGAGCGGGAGAAGGAGCGGCGCGTGGCCAATAACGCTCGCGAGCGTCTGCGCGTGCGAGACATCAACGAGGCCTTCAAGGAGCTGGGACGCATGTGCCAGCTGCACCTGAGCAGCGAGAAGCCGCAGACCAAGCTGCTCATCCTGCACCAGGCCGTTAGCGTCATCCTCAACCTGGAGCAGCAAGTGCGAG AGCGTAACCTGAACCCGAAGGCAGCGTGTctgaagaggagggaggaggagaaggtgtCGGGCGTCGGGGGAGAACCTCAGATGCCTCTGGGAGGAGGAGGCCACCCCGGGATGGGGAGCGATGGACACAGTCATATGTAA